In a genomic window of Anomalospiza imberbis isolate Cuckoo-Finch-1a 21T00152 chromosome 5, ASM3175350v1, whole genome shotgun sequence:
- the MOV10L1 gene encoding RNA helicase Mov10l1 isoform X2 codes for MLALLSKVLSYVWRRADDEDERWATSGKKELKRVQGVVTRLCHDYGMIDDTIVFTKDVVTKNMLLAVGQEVIATVEEDKTSGGLKAVRVDTIQNTQDDSSPTCDDSELNKKTLIGSITSLSVDGGYINQNTYFAMQDVWEDFKPYEGDWVQAKYYINSTTWKTEAVAVRPLRYKQVNKVRISSICGRTGTVDDSIFFTLDSLRLPDGYLPRRHDLVNTIVVESSQSCYIWRALCLVPVSQDGHSHSNEGNVDEPYEDIMRDRGELKVSRMTDFGTLKQGESKRMIVWIENKGSIPQSLISCRLAGWVKDKQFSVEIPENCENSPSFPINQENLSKAAVNSFSNSGGSTCESLNHTSIMKNGVIPEGINFQDTNLSRTKENNSLVKDENMQNGESEQKDHVEQPAKHSTITPEIVIPPGEKIFIVIICTAVIHGHSKELLLLGFSDFTVGRYVEATVTNEEELLIAPVQPYSPRKTKIIPDSQPKKTTVAAPKHKRNKRRWCSNFLPHYTIPDELRKCVEQHLDILNFQPLLAERLNLDNYKANFSTLLWLEEIQAEMDLKDYYMSGVTLKRNGNLLVLEVPGVEEGRPRLIPGDKVILKSQVYSDHIIEYIAYVAEICEEDVTLKINADFERAYNLEPMDVEFVHCSIPSRRCQLAIQQALYLGEKVLFPERLVLQSPQAIKTQNTTDYCAVDDGLKQPSQQESKVKKKQNKQAKGMTSREVNITEVMRVTLQTSQLVGETVALKQRDGEFFNPVLNVQQKLAVKRILSGECRPTPYLLFGPPGTGKTVTVIEAILQIHFTLPDSRILVCAPSNAATDLICLRLHQSNLLKPGTMVRVNAAFRSAEQIDDMVKPYCKDGDDIQKALWSRIVITTCSSAGLFYQTDTRLGHFTHVILDEAGQASEPESLIPIGLISEADGQIILVGDPKQLGPVIKSKLAESFGLSMSLLERLSSRELYLRDEDAFGACGAYNPLLITKLTKNYRSHSALLALPSKLFYHKELEVCADTSVVTSFLNWEKLPRKGFPLIFHGIRGSETREGHSPSRFNPAEAVQVMMYCCQLTRSEYSAVPVTDIGVIAPYRKQVEKIRFLLRSIDLEDIKVGTVEEFQGQEYMVIILSTVRSQKVVIDDEKHSLGFLCNPKRFNVAITRAKALLIVVGNPHILVKDPCFCALLEYSLMNRVYIGCDLPAELERLQK; via the exons ATGCTCGCTCTCCTTTCTAAGGTGCTCTCCTACGTCTGGAGACGCGCAGATGACGAAGATGAGAGATGGGCGACCTCTG GTAAGAAAGAATTGAAAAGGGTACAAGGAGTAGTCACAAGACTTTGCCATGATTATGGGATGATAGATGACACGATAGTCTTCACAAAGGATGTTGTTACAAAAAATATGTTGCTGGCTGTTGGACAAGAAGTTATTGCCACTGTGGAAGAGGATAAAACGTCAGGTGGCCTGAAGGCTGTCAGG GTAGACACCATCCAGAATACACAAGACGACTCCAGTCCTACTTGTGATGACTCTGAACTAAATAAGAAAACATTAATTGGCAGTATTACCTCTCTCTCTGTGGATGGTGGCTATATTAATCAGAATACATACTTTGCAATGCAAGACGTCTGGGAAG ATTTCAAACCTTATGAAGGAGACTGGGTGCAAGCAAAGTATTATATTAACTCAACAACATGGAAGACTGAAGCAGTTGCTGTAAGGCCTTTGAGGTATAAACAAGTAAACAAG GTTCGCATTTCCAGCATCTGTGGAAGAACTGGGACAGTAGATGACAGTATATTTTTCACTTTGGATTCACTGAGACTTCCTGATGGTTACTTACCTCGTAGACATGATCTAGTGAACACAATTGTGGTGGAGAGCAGTCAGTCCTGTTACATTTGGAGAGCTCTCTGCTTGGTGCCAGTCAGCCAGGATGG acACTCTCACTCTAATGAAGGTAATGTGGATGAGCCTTATGAAGACATAATGAGagacagaggagagttgaaagTATCAAGAATGACTGACTTTGGCACTCTGAAGCAAGGGGAATCTAAAAGAATGATTGTCTGGATAGA GAATAAAGGGAGCATTCCACAATCCTTAATCAGCTGCAGATTAGCTGGATGGGTGAAAGACAAGCAATTCAGTGTTGAGATTCCTGAAAACTGTGAGAACAGTCCATCTTTTCCAATAAATCAAGAAAACCTCTCAAAAGCTGCAGTTAATTCCTTTAGCAACAGTGGAGGATCAACATGTGAGTCATTGAACCATACATCCATTATGAAGAATGGAGTCATTCCAG aaggaattaattttcAAGATACAAATTTATCAAGGACGAAGGAAAACAATTCCTTGGTGAAAgatgaaaatatgcaaaatgGAGAAAGTGAGCAAAAAGACCATGTGGAGCAACCAGCTAAGCACAGCACTATTACTCCAGAAATTGTGATACCACCAGGTGAAAAAATATTCATAGTGATTATATGCACAGCTGT GATTCATGGACACAGTAAAGAGCTCCTGTTGCTTGGCTTTTCTGACTTTACTGTTGGCCGCTATGTTGAGGCCACTGTAACAAATGAAGAAGAATTACTTATAGCACCTGTACAACCTTATTCTCCAAGAAAGACTAAAATTATTCCAGATTCTCAGCCAAAGAAGACAACAGTGGCTGCCCCCAAACACAAAAG aaataaGAGAAGGTGGTGTTCAAACTTTCTCCCACATTATACCATACCAGATGAGTTAAGAAAATGTGTGGAACAGCATTTAGACATACTGAACTTTCAGCCCCTCCTAGCAGAG cgTCTTAATCTAGATAATTATAAAGCAAACTTTTCTACTCTTTTATGGCTTGAAGAAATCCAAGCAGAAATGGATTTAAAAGATTATTACATGAGTGGGGTTACGTTAAAAAGGAATGGGAACTTGTTAGTGCTGGAAGTGCCAGGAGTAGAAGAGGGCAGACCTCGCCTGATTCCAG GCGATAAGGTGATACTGAAAAGTCAAGTCTACTCAGATCATATAATAGAGTACATTGCCTATGTTGCTGAG ATATGTGAGGAAGATGTTACTCTTAAGATTAATGCTGACTTTGAACGTGCTTACAACTTGGAGCCCATGGATGTGGAATTTGTTCATTGCAG TATTCCTAGCAGGCGATGCCAGTTGGCCATTCAGCAAGCTCTCTACCTGGGTGAAAAAG TGTTATTTCCAGAAAGGCTTGTGTTACAATCACCACAAGCTATCAAGACCCAGAATACTACAGATTATTGTGCTGTTGATGATGGCCTTAAACAACCTTCACAGCAGGAAAGTAAG GTcaaaaaaaagcagaacaaacaGGCAAAAGGTATGACATCAAGGGAAGTGAATATAACAGAGGTGATGAGAGTAACTCTGCAAACAAGCCAACTTG TTGGTGAAACTGTGGCACTTAAACAGAGAGATGGTGAATTTTTCAATCCTGTGCTGAATGTGCAACAGAAACTGGCAGTGAAAAGGATACTGAGTGGTGAATGTCGCCCAACACCTTATCTTCTCTTTGGACCACCAGGAACTGGAAAAACAGTAACAGTAATTGAAGCTATTTTACAG ATACATTTTACTCTCCCAGACAGTCGGATTTTGGTATGTGCACCATCAAATGCTGCAACAGATCTGATTTGCTTGCGGCTGCATCAAAGCAATCTCTTAAAACCAGGAACTATGGTTCGAGTTAATGCTGCCTTCAGGTCAGCAGAG CAAATTGATGACATGGTGAAACCTTACTGCAAAGATGGTGATGATATTCAGAAGGCATTGTGGTCCAGGATTGTAATTACAACATGCAGCAGTGCAGGATTGTTTTATCAAACAGATACACG GCTTGGGCATTTCACTCATGTGATTCTGGATGAGGCGGGTCAAGCAAGTGAACCGGAGAGTCTGATTCCTATTGGGTTGATTTCAGAAGCTGATGGACAG ATAATTCTCGTTGGAGATCCGAAGCAGTTAGGGCCAGTAATAAAATCTAAACTTGCAGAGTCTTTTGGATTAAGTATGTCCTTGCTAGAAAGACTGTCATCAAGAGAGCTATATCTGAGAGATGAGGATGCTTTTGGTGCCTGTGGAGCATACAATCCTTTGTTG ATCACTAAACTCACAAAGAACTACAGGTCACATTCTGCATTGCTTGCCTTGCCATCTAAATTGTTCTATCATAAGGAACTAGAAGTTTGTGCAGATACCTCAGTAGTGACTTCTTTCTTGAATTGGGAGAAATTGCCTAGGAAGggatttccattaatttttcaTGGAATAAGG GGCAGTGAAACACGTGAAGGTCACAGTCCTTCGCGGTTTAATCCAGCTGAAGCAGTTCAAGTAATGATGTACTGTTGCCAACTGACTAGAAGTGAATACTCTgcagtcccagtgacagataTTGGAGTGATTGCACCATACCGTAAACAG gtGGAAAAAATTAGGTTTCTTCTCAGAAGTATTGATTTGGAAGACATAAAGGTTGGCACAGTAGAAGAGTTTCAAGGGCAGGAGTACATGGTTATCATCTTATCAACA GTGCGATCTCAGAAAGTCGTAATTGATGATGAAAAACACTCTTTGGGCTTTCTCTGTAACCCAAAGAGATTTAATGTTGCAATTACTAGAGCAAAAGCTTTGCTGATTGTTGTGGGAAATCCTCACATTCTTGTGAAA GATCCCTGTTTTTGTGCACTGTTAGAATACAGTTTAATGAACAGAGTTTATATAGGTTGTGACCTGCCCGCAGAGCTGGAACGCCTGCAGAAGTAA
- the MOV10L1 gene encoding RNA helicase Mov10l1 isoform X3: MLALLSKVLSYVWRRADDEDERWATSGKKELKRVQGVVTRLCHDYGMIDDTIVFTKDVVTKNMLLAVGQEVIATVEEDKTSGGLKAVRVDTIQNTQDDSSPTCDDSELNKKTLIGSITSLSVDGGYINQNTYFAMQDVWEDFKPYEGDWVQAKYYINSTTWKTEAVAVRPLRYKQVNKVRISSICGRTGTVDDSIFFTLDSLRLPDGYLPRRHDLVNTIVVESSQSCYIWRALCLVPVSQDGHSHSNEGNVDEPYEDIMRDRGELKVSRMTDFGTLKQGESKRMIVWIENKGSIPQSLISCRLAGWVKDKQFSVEIPENCENSPSFPINQENLSKAAVNSFSNSGGSTCESLNHTSIMKNGVIPEGINFQDTNLSRTKENNSLVKDENMQNGESEQKDHVEQPAKHSTITPEIVIPPGEKIFIVIICTAVIHGHSKELLLLGFSDFTVGRYVEATVTNEEELLIAPVQPYSPRKTKIIPDSQPKKTTVAAPKHKRNKRRWCSNFLPHYTIPDELRKCVEQHLDILNFQPLLAERLNLDNYKANFSTLLWLEEIQAEMDLKDYYMSGVTLKRNGNLLVLEVPGVEEGRPRLIPGDKVILKSQVYSDHIIEYIAYVAEICEEDVTLKINADFERAYNLEPMDVEFVHCSIPSRRCQLAIQQALYLGEKERLVLQSPQAIKTQNTTDYCAVDDGLKQPSQQESKVKKKQNKQAKGMTSREVNITEVMRVTLQTSQLVGETVALKQRDGEFFNPVLNVQQKLAVKRILSGECRPTPYLLFGPPGTGKTVTVIEAILQIHFTLPDSRILVCAPSNAATDLICLRLHQSNLLKPGTMVRVNAAFRSAEQIDDMVKPYCKDGDDIQKALWSRIVITTCSSAGLFYQTDTRLGHFTHVILDEAGQASEPESLIPIGLISEADGQIILVGDPKQLGPVIKSKLAESFGLSMSLLERLSSRELYLRDEDAFGACGAYNPLLITKLTKNYRSHSALLALPSKLFYHKELEVCADTSVVTSFLNWEKLPRKGFPLIFHGIRGSETREGHSPSRFNPAEAVQVMMYCCQLTRSEYSAVPVTDIGVIAPYRKQVEKIRFLLRSIDLEDIKVGTVEEFQGQEYMVIILSTVRSQKVVIDDEKHSLGFLCNPKRFNVAITRAKALLIVVGNPHILVKDPCFCALLEYSLMNRVYIGCDLPAELERLQKCD; the protein is encoded by the exons ATGCTCGCTCTCCTTTCTAAGGTGCTCTCCTACGTCTGGAGACGCGCAGATGACGAAGATGAGAGATGGGCGACCTCTG GTAAGAAAGAATTGAAAAGGGTACAAGGAGTAGTCACAAGACTTTGCCATGATTATGGGATGATAGATGACACGATAGTCTTCACAAAGGATGTTGTTACAAAAAATATGTTGCTGGCTGTTGGACAAGAAGTTATTGCCACTGTGGAAGAGGATAAAACGTCAGGTGGCCTGAAGGCTGTCAGG GTAGACACCATCCAGAATACACAAGACGACTCCAGTCCTACTTGTGATGACTCTGAACTAAATAAGAAAACATTAATTGGCAGTATTACCTCTCTCTCTGTGGATGGTGGCTATATTAATCAGAATACATACTTTGCAATGCAAGACGTCTGGGAAG ATTTCAAACCTTATGAAGGAGACTGGGTGCAAGCAAAGTATTATATTAACTCAACAACATGGAAGACTGAAGCAGTTGCTGTAAGGCCTTTGAGGTATAAACAAGTAAACAAG GTTCGCATTTCCAGCATCTGTGGAAGAACTGGGACAGTAGATGACAGTATATTTTTCACTTTGGATTCACTGAGACTTCCTGATGGTTACTTACCTCGTAGACATGATCTAGTGAACACAATTGTGGTGGAGAGCAGTCAGTCCTGTTACATTTGGAGAGCTCTCTGCTTGGTGCCAGTCAGCCAGGATGG acACTCTCACTCTAATGAAGGTAATGTGGATGAGCCTTATGAAGACATAATGAGagacagaggagagttgaaagTATCAAGAATGACTGACTTTGGCACTCTGAAGCAAGGGGAATCTAAAAGAATGATTGTCTGGATAGA GAATAAAGGGAGCATTCCACAATCCTTAATCAGCTGCAGATTAGCTGGATGGGTGAAAGACAAGCAATTCAGTGTTGAGATTCCTGAAAACTGTGAGAACAGTCCATCTTTTCCAATAAATCAAGAAAACCTCTCAAAAGCTGCAGTTAATTCCTTTAGCAACAGTGGAGGATCAACATGTGAGTCATTGAACCATACATCCATTATGAAGAATGGAGTCATTCCAG aaggaattaattttcAAGATACAAATTTATCAAGGACGAAGGAAAACAATTCCTTGGTGAAAgatgaaaatatgcaaaatgGAGAAAGTGAGCAAAAAGACCATGTGGAGCAACCAGCTAAGCACAGCACTATTACTCCAGAAATTGTGATACCACCAGGTGAAAAAATATTCATAGTGATTATATGCACAGCTGT GATTCATGGACACAGTAAAGAGCTCCTGTTGCTTGGCTTTTCTGACTTTACTGTTGGCCGCTATGTTGAGGCCACTGTAACAAATGAAGAAGAATTACTTATAGCACCTGTACAACCTTATTCTCCAAGAAAGACTAAAATTATTCCAGATTCTCAGCCAAAGAAGACAACAGTGGCTGCCCCCAAACACAAAAG aaataaGAGAAGGTGGTGTTCAAACTTTCTCCCACATTATACCATACCAGATGAGTTAAGAAAATGTGTGGAACAGCATTTAGACATACTGAACTTTCAGCCCCTCCTAGCAGAG cgTCTTAATCTAGATAATTATAAAGCAAACTTTTCTACTCTTTTATGGCTTGAAGAAATCCAAGCAGAAATGGATTTAAAAGATTATTACATGAGTGGGGTTACGTTAAAAAGGAATGGGAACTTGTTAGTGCTGGAAGTGCCAGGAGTAGAAGAGGGCAGACCTCGCCTGATTCCAG GCGATAAGGTGATACTGAAAAGTCAAGTCTACTCAGATCATATAATAGAGTACATTGCCTATGTTGCTGAG ATATGTGAGGAAGATGTTACTCTTAAGATTAATGCTGACTTTGAACGTGCTTACAACTTGGAGCCCATGGATGTGGAATTTGTTCATTGCAG TATTCCTAGCAGGCGATGCCAGTTGGCCATTCAGCAAGCTCTCTACCTGGGTGAAAAAG AAAGGCTTGTGTTACAATCACCACAAGCTATCAAGACCCAGAATACTACAGATTATTGTGCTGTTGATGATGGCCTTAAACAACCTTCACAGCAGGAAAGTAAG GTcaaaaaaaagcagaacaaacaGGCAAAAGGTATGACATCAAGGGAAGTGAATATAACAGAGGTGATGAGAGTAACTCTGCAAACAAGCCAACTTG TTGGTGAAACTGTGGCACTTAAACAGAGAGATGGTGAATTTTTCAATCCTGTGCTGAATGTGCAACAGAAACTGGCAGTGAAAAGGATACTGAGTGGTGAATGTCGCCCAACACCTTATCTTCTCTTTGGACCACCAGGAACTGGAAAAACAGTAACAGTAATTGAAGCTATTTTACAG ATACATTTTACTCTCCCAGACAGTCGGATTTTGGTATGTGCACCATCAAATGCTGCAACAGATCTGATTTGCTTGCGGCTGCATCAAAGCAATCTCTTAAAACCAGGAACTATGGTTCGAGTTAATGCTGCCTTCAGGTCAGCAGAG CAAATTGATGACATGGTGAAACCTTACTGCAAAGATGGTGATGATATTCAGAAGGCATTGTGGTCCAGGATTGTAATTACAACATGCAGCAGTGCAGGATTGTTTTATCAAACAGATACACG GCTTGGGCATTTCACTCATGTGATTCTGGATGAGGCGGGTCAAGCAAGTGAACCGGAGAGTCTGATTCCTATTGGGTTGATTTCAGAAGCTGATGGACAG ATAATTCTCGTTGGAGATCCGAAGCAGTTAGGGCCAGTAATAAAATCTAAACTTGCAGAGTCTTTTGGATTAAGTATGTCCTTGCTAGAAAGACTGTCATCAAGAGAGCTATATCTGAGAGATGAGGATGCTTTTGGTGCCTGTGGAGCATACAATCCTTTGTTG ATCACTAAACTCACAAAGAACTACAGGTCACATTCTGCATTGCTTGCCTTGCCATCTAAATTGTTCTATCATAAGGAACTAGAAGTTTGTGCAGATACCTCAGTAGTGACTTCTTTCTTGAATTGGGAGAAATTGCCTAGGAAGggatttccattaatttttcaTGGAATAAGG GGCAGTGAAACACGTGAAGGTCACAGTCCTTCGCGGTTTAATCCAGCTGAAGCAGTTCAAGTAATGATGTACTGTTGCCAACTGACTAGAAGTGAATACTCTgcagtcccagtgacagataTTGGAGTGATTGCACCATACCGTAAACAG gtGGAAAAAATTAGGTTTCTTCTCAGAAGTATTGATTTGGAAGACATAAAGGTTGGCACAGTAGAAGAGTTTCAAGGGCAGGAGTACATGGTTATCATCTTATCAACA GTGCGATCTCAGAAAGTCGTAATTGATGATGAAAAACACTCTTTGGGCTTTCTCTGTAACCCAAAGAGATTTAATGTTGCAATTACTAGAGCAAAAGCTTTGCTGATTGTTGTGGGAAATCCTCACATTCTTGTGAAA GATCCCTGTTTTTGTGCACTGTTAGAATACAGTTTAATGAACAGAGTTTATATAGGTTGTGACCTGCCCGCAGAGCTGGAACGCCTGCAGAA GTGTgactag
- the MOV10L1 gene encoding RNA helicase Mov10l1 isoform X1, whose translation MLALLSKVLSYVWRRADDEDERWATSGKKELKRVQGVVTRLCHDYGMIDDTIVFTKDVVTKNMLLAVGQEVIATVEEDKTSGGLKAVRVDTIQNTQDDSSPTCDDSELNKKTLIGSITSLSVDGGYINQNTYFAMQDVWEDFKPYEGDWVQAKYYINSTTWKTEAVAVRPLRYKQVNKVRISSICGRTGTVDDSIFFTLDSLRLPDGYLPRRHDLVNTIVVESSQSCYIWRALCLVPVSQDGHSHSNEGNVDEPYEDIMRDRGELKVSRMTDFGTLKQGESKRMIVWIENKGSIPQSLISCRLAGWVKDKQFSVEIPENCENSPSFPINQENLSKAAVNSFSNSGGSTCESLNHTSIMKNGVIPEGINFQDTNLSRTKENNSLVKDENMQNGESEQKDHVEQPAKHSTITPEIVIPPGEKIFIVIICTAVIHGHSKELLLLGFSDFTVGRYVEATVTNEEELLIAPVQPYSPRKTKIIPDSQPKKTTVAAPKHKRNKRRWCSNFLPHYTIPDELRKCVEQHLDILNFQPLLAERLNLDNYKANFSTLLWLEEIQAEMDLKDYYMSGVTLKRNGNLLVLEVPGVEEGRPRLIPGDKVILKSQVYSDHIIEYIAYVAEICEEDVTLKINADFERAYNLEPMDVEFVHCSIPSRRCQLAIQQALYLGEKVLFPERLVLQSPQAIKTQNTTDYCAVDDGLKQPSQQESKVKKKQNKQAKGMTSREVNITEVMRVTLQTSQLVGETVALKQRDGEFFNPVLNVQQKLAVKRILSGECRPTPYLLFGPPGTGKTVTVIEAILQIHFTLPDSRILVCAPSNAATDLICLRLHQSNLLKPGTMVRVNAAFRSAEQIDDMVKPYCKDGDDIQKALWSRIVITTCSSAGLFYQTDTRLGHFTHVILDEAGQASEPESLIPIGLISEADGQIILVGDPKQLGPVIKSKLAESFGLSMSLLERLSSRELYLRDEDAFGACGAYNPLLITKLTKNYRSHSALLALPSKLFYHKELEVCADTSVVTSFLNWEKLPRKGFPLIFHGIRGSETREGHSPSRFNPAEAVQVMMYCCQLTRSEYSAVPVTDIGVIAPYRKQVEKIRFLLRSIDLEDIKVGTVEEFQGQEYMVIILSTVRSQKVVIDDEKHSLGFLCNPKRFNVAITRAKALLIVVGNPHILVKDPCFCALLEYSLMNRVYIGCDLPAELERLQKCD comes from the exons ATGCTCGCTCTCCTTTCTAAGGTGCTCTCCTACGTCTGGAGACGCGCAGATGACGAAGATGAGAGATGGGCGACCTCTG GTAAGAAAGAATTGAAAAGGGTACAAGGAGTAGTCACAAGACTTTGCCATGATTATGGGATGATAGATGACACGATAGTCTTCACAAAGGATGTTGTTACAAAAAATATGTTGCTGGCTGTTGGACAAGAAGTTATTGCCACTGTGGAAGAGGATAAAACGTCAGGTGGCCTGAAGGCTGTCAGG GTAGACACCATCCAGAATACACAAGACGACTCCAGTCCTACTTGTGATGACTCTGAACTAAATAAGAAAACATTAATTGGCAGTATTACCTCTCTCTCTGTGGATGGTGGCTATATTAATCAGAATACATACTTTGCAATGCAAGACGTCTGGGAAG ATTTCAAACCTTATGAAGGAGACTGGGTGCAAGCAAAGTATTATATTAACTCAACAACATGGAAGACTGAAGCAGTTGCTGTAAGGCCTTTGAGGTATAAACAAGTAAACAAG GTTCGCATTTCCAGCATCTGTGGAAGAACTGGGACAGTAGATGACAGTATATTTTTCACTTTGGATTCACTGAGACTTCCTGATGGTTACTTACCTCGTAGACATGATCTAGTGAACACAATTGTGGTGGAGAGCAGTCAGTCCTGTTACATTTGGAGAGCTCTCTGCTTGGTGCCAGTCAGCCAGGATGG acACTCTCACTCTAATGAAGGTAATGTGGATGAGCCTTATGAAGACATAATGAGagacagaggagagttgaaagTATCAAGAATGACTGACTTTGGCACTCTGAAGCAAGGGGAATCTAAAAGAATGATTGTCTGGATAGA GAATAAAGGGAGCATTCCACAATCCTTAATCAGCTGCAGATTAGCTGGATGGGTGAAAGACAAGCAATTCAGTGTTGAGATTCCTGAAAACTGTGAGAACAGTCCATCTTTTCCAATAAATCAAGAAAACCTCTCAAAAGCTGCAGTTAATTCCTTTAGCAACAGTGGAGGATCAACATGTGAGTCATTGAACCATACATCCATTATGAAGAATGGAGTCATTCCAG aaggaattaattttcAAGATACAAATTTATCAAGGACGAAGGAAAACAATTCCTTGGTGAAAgatgaaaatatgcaaaatgGAGAAAGTGAGCAAAAAGACCATGTGGAGCAACCAGCTAAGCACAGCACTATTACTCCAGAAATTGTGATACCACCAGGTGAAAAAATATTCATAGTGATTATATGCACAGCTGT GATTCATGGACACAGTAAAGAGCTCCTGTTGCTTGGCTTTTCTGACTTTACTGTTGGCCGCTATGTTGAGGCCACTGTAACAAATGAAGAAGAATTACTTATAGCACCTGTACAACCTTATTCTCCAAGAAAGACTAAAATTATTCCAGATTCTCAGCCAAAGAAGACAACAGTGGCTGCCCCCAAACACAAAAG aaataaGAGAAGGTGGTGTTCAAACTTTCTCCCACATTATACCATACCAGATGAGTTAAGAAAATGTGTGGAACAGCATTTAGACATACTGAACTTTCAGCCCCTCCTAGCAGAG cgTCTTAATCTAGATAATTATAAAGCAAACTTTTCTACTCTTTTATGGCTTGAAGAAATCCAAGCAGAAATGGATTTAAAAGATTATTACATGAGTGGGGTTACGTTAAAAAGGAATGGGAACTTGTTAGTGCTGGAAGTGCCAGGAGTAGAAGAGGGCAGACCTCGCCTGATTCCAG GCGATAAGGTGATACTGAAAAGTCAAGTCTACTCAGATCATATAATAGAGTACATTGCCTATGTTGCTGAG ATATGTGAGGAAGATGTTACTCTTAAGATTAATGCTGACTTTGAACGTGCTTACAACTTGGAGCCCATGGATGTGGAATTTGTTCATTGCAG TATTCCTAGCAGGCGATGCCAGTTGGCCATTCAGCAAGCTCTCTACCTGGGTGAAAAAG TGTTATTTCCAGAAAGGCTTGTGTTACAATCACCACAAGCTATCAAGACCCAGAATACTACAGATTATTGTGCTGTTGATGATGGCCTTAAACAACCTTCACAGCAGGAAAGTAAG GTcaaaaaaaagcagaacaaacaGGCAAAAGGTATGACATCAAGGGAAGTGAATATAACAGAGGTGATGAGAGTAACTCTGCAAACAAGCCAACTTG TTGGTGAAACTGTGGCACTTAAACAGAGAGATGGTGAATTTTTCAATCCTGTGCTGAATGTGCAACAGAAACTGGCAGTGAAAAGGATACTGAGTGGTGAATGTCGCCCAACACCTTATCTTCTCTTTGGACCACCAGGAACTGGAAAAACAGTAACAGTAATTGAAGCTATTTTACAG ATACATTTTACTCTCCCAGACAGTCGGATTTTGGTATGTGCACCATCAAATGCTGCAACAGATCTGATTTGCTTGCGGCTGCATCAAAGCAATCTCTTAAAACCAGGAACTATGGTTCGAGTTAATGCTGCCTTCAGGTCAGCAGAG CAAATTGATGACATGGTGAAACCTTACTGCAAAGATGGTGATGATATTCAGAAGGCATTGTGGTCCAGGATTGTAATTACAACATGCAGCAGTGCAGGATTGTTTTATCAAACAGATACACG GCTTGGGCATTTCACTCATGTGATTCTGGATGAGGCGGGTCAAGCAAGTGAACCGGAGAGTCTGATTCCTATTGGGTTGATTTCAGAAGCTGATGGACAG ATAATTCTCGTTGGAGATCCGAAGCAGTTAGGGCCAGTAATAAAATCTAAACTTGCAGAGTCTTTTGGATTAAGTATGTCCTTGCTAGAAAGACTGTCATCAAGAGAGCTATATCTGAGAGATGAGGATGCTTTTGGTGCCTGTGGAGCATACAATCCTTTGTTG ATCACTAAACTCACAAAGAACTACAGGTCACATTCTGCATTGCTTGCCTTGCCATCTAAATTGTTCTATCATAAGGAACTAGAAGTTTGTGCAGATACCTCAGTAGTGACTTCTTTCTTGAATTGGGAGAAATTGCCTAGGAAGggatttccattaatttttcaTGGAATAAGG GGCAGTGAAACACGTGAAGGTCACAGTCCTTCGCGGTTTAATCCAGCTGAAGCAGTTCAAGTAATGATGTACTGTTGCCAACTGACTAGAAGTGAATACTCTgcagtcccagtgacagataTTGGAGTGATTGCACCATACCGTAAACAG gtGGAAAAAATTAGGTTTCTTCTCAGAAGTATTGATTTGGAAGACATAAAGGTTGGCACAGTAGAAGAGTTTCAAGGGCAGGAGTACATGGTTATCATCTTATCAACA GTGCGATCTCAGAAAGTCGTAATTGATGATGAAAAACACTCTTTGGGCTTTCTCTGTAACCCAAAGAGATTTAATGTTGCAATTACTAGAGCAAAAGCTTTGCTGATTGTTGTGGGAAATCCTCACATTCTTGTGAAA GATCCCTGTTTTTGTGCACTGTTAGAATACAGTTTAATGAACAGAGTTTATATAGGTTGTGACCTGCCCGCAGAGCTGGAACGCCTGCAGAA GTGTgactag